From one Amia ocellicauda isolate fAmiCal2 chromosome 17, fAmiCal2.hap1, whole genome shotgun sequence genomic stretch:
- the LOC136713032 gene encoding uncharacterized protein LOC136713032, giving the protein MYKSKKSSPLPVEHPVEHPVELPVEHPVEHPVKHPVELPVELPVEHPVTASILEPREFIEEVLSSLLLQLCPIDSARDTELYRRREELESKLLEQVFSLVERSRDREIFFLGMRRGIPSDLVVTPVLRELQQTLTVDGYQPVGTLDESRGLQRRVARAVIRQVLDTCEEQTPASLAVPATETDVNKGDYDGRRALHTACKLGHIDMVKYLLRCGAKTDVTDQCGHTPLHLAIKHRQRAVVKMLRTEGATGATF; this is encoded by the exons atgtataaGTCTAAAAAGTCTTCCCCA ctcccggtcgagcacccggtcgagcacccggtcgagctcccggtcgagcacccggtcgagcacccggtcaAGCACCCGGTCGAACTCCCGGTCGAActcccggtcgagcacccggtcaCAGCGAGCATCTTGGAGCCTCGTGAGTTCATCGAGGAGGTCCTGAGCAGCCTGCTGTTGCAACTGTGCCCCATCGACTCTGCACGGGACACGGAGCTGTACCGCAGGCGGGAGGAGCTGGAGAGCAAGctgctggagcaggttttcagttTGGTCGAGAGGTCACGAGACAGAGAGATCTTCTTCCTGGGGATGAGGAGGGGTATACCGTCAGACCTGGTGGTGACCCCTGTGCTCCGGGAGCTACAGCAGACTCTGACCGTGGATGGCTACCAGCCTGTGGGCACCCTGGATGAGAGTCGGGGTCTGCAGCGACGAGTGGCCAGAGCGGTGATCAGGCAGGTGCTTGATACCTGCGAGGAGCAGACCCCTGCCAGCCTGGCTGTGCCAGCCACTGAG accgaTGTCAATAAGGGTGACTATGATGGGAGAAGAGCCCTTCATACGGCTTGCAAGCTGGGCCACATAGACATGGTCAAGTACCTACTGCGCTGTGGGGCCAAGACTGATGTCACAGACCAATGTGGACACACTCCTCTCCACCTGGCGATCAAGCACAG GCAACGTGCTGTCGTCAAGATGCTGAGGACGGAGGGAGCCACAGGAGCCACTTTTTAG
- the LOC136712685 gene encoding putative ankyrin repeat domain-containing protein 30B-like, whose protein sequence is MRRGIPSDLVVTPVLRELQQTLTVDGYQPVGTLDESRGLQRRVARAVIRQVLDTCEEQTPASLAVPATETDVNKGDYDGRRALHTACKLGHIDMVKYLLRCGAKTDVTDQCGHTPLHLAIRHRSVLDCVSGLHCSVCVLYQDCV, encoded by the exons ATGAGGAGGGGTATACCGTCAGACCTGGTGGTGACCCCTGTGCTCCGGGAGCTACAGCAGACTCTGACCGTGGATGGCTACCAGCCTGTGGGCACCCTGGATGAGAGTCGGGGTCTGCAGCGACGAGTGGCCAGAGCGGTGATCAGGCAGGTGCTTGATACCTGCGAGGAGCAGACCCCTGCCAGCCTGGCTGTGCCAGCCACTGAG accgaTGTCAATAAGGGTGACTATGATGGGAGAAGAGCCCTTCATACGGCTTGCAAGCTGGGCCACATAGACATGGTCAAGTACCTACTGCGCTGTGGGGCCAAGACTGATGTCACAGACCAATGTGGACACACTCCTCTCCACCTGGCGATCAGGCACAGGTCAGTGCTCGACTGTGTGtctggcctgcactgcagcgTGTGTGTTTTGTACCAAGACTGTGTCTAG